In Macadamia integrifolia cultivar HAES 741 chromosome 5, SCU_Mint_v3, whole genome shotgun sequence, a single window of DNA contains:
- the LOC122078679 gene encoding fatty-acid-binding protein 3, chloroplastic, producing the protein MVGTITSQCSLIPTKPKTFLRGRNPTRFFSQIHLRNVNLPPLSTFHTNLRTHFILKAASSVDSAEYVVEPATNVKFQTTVSLPGCSNSLALLGTGYREKVFAIIGVKVYAAGFYANKSAIEKLNAWKGRSATDIQLDSSLFATIFQAPVEKSLQIVMVRDVDGKTFWDALDDAVSPRIKAPSPVDESTLSIFRRIFQGRSLRKGTFIFLTWVDPSKMLVCISSNGLPSTVDATIESVNINKALFDVFFGDAPVSPSLKASVAEGLSVVLK; encoded by the exons ATGGTGGGAACGATTACCTCACAGTGTTCGTTGATTccaactaaacccaaaacctttcTTCGGGGAAGAAACCCAACTCGATTTTTCAGCCAAATCCATCTCAGAAACGTTAACCTTCCGCCCTTATCCACATTCCACACAAATCTTCGGACTCATTTCATTCTGAAGGCTGCTTCTTCAG TTGACAGTGCAGAATATGTTGTGGAGCCTGCAacaaatgtcaaatttcagacaaCAGTGAGCCTGCCAGGCTGCTCAAATTCGTTGGCATTGCTCGGCACTG GATATAGGGAGAAGGTTTTTGCAATCATTGGTGTCAAGGTCTATGCTGCAGGGTTTTATGCAAATAAATCTgccatagaaaaattaaatgCTTGGAAAGGAAGATCAGCTACTGACATTCAATTGGATTCATCATTGTTTGCAACAATTTTTCAGG CACCTGTGGAGAAATCATTACAGATTGTTATGGTAAGAGATGTTGATGGCAAGACCTTCTGGGATGCATTGGATGATGCTGTCTCCCCACGAATCAAAGCACCTAGTCCTGTTGATGAATCTACACTTTCAATTTTCCGTAGAATCTTTCAAGGGCGCTCTCTTAGGAAAGGAACTTTCATATTCTTGACCTGGGTTGATCCATCAAAGATGCTA GTTTGCATCTCCTCTAATGGGTTGCCTTCTACTGTGGATGCTACAATTGAATCGGTGAACATAAATAAGGCCCTCTTCGATGTGTTCTTTGGAGATGCTCCAGTGTCACCTTCCTTGAAAGCCTCAGTTGCTGAGGGGTTGTCAGTGGTCCTCAAGTAG
- the LOC122078273 gene encoding uncharacterized protein LOC122078273 isoform X2, which produces MTMALKGGHIASGSQLQSKTLGSMQNIPKAVGASTPAHILQQQGQSQNMLNSSLPKGILDYEDEFKNGFPTEGLATISLRWWGSSSPDATEDDDFGDEAPTGQEDKLQSSETAGDCSKLEGEKPDKGNEMSDIGPQGSALLLSVRKRAAEEGRESLKHGECRGYGVYELGRRKKMLLQTVFQSSLPRQWSKSFEP; this is translated from the exons ATGACAATGGCGTTGAAAGGTGGCCATATTGCAAG TGGCTCCCAGCTACAAAGCAAAACATTAGGTTCCATGCAGAACATACCCAAGGCAGTTGGGGCTTCAACACCAGCTCATATTTTGCAGCAGCAAGGACAGTCCCAGAATATGCTGAACTCAAGCTTGCCGAAGGGCATTCTGGATTATGAGGACGAATTTAAAAATGGATTCCCAACGGAGGGTTTAGCAACAATTTCTCTGAGATGGTGGGGAAGCAGCAGTCCAGATGCTACTGAGGATGATGATTTTGGAGATGAAGCCCCTACTGGCCAAGAAGACAAGCTACAGTCCTCAGAAACAGCTGGCGATTGCTCAAAACTGGAGGGTGAGAAACCTGACAAAGGAAATGAGATGAGTGATATTGGTCCCCAAGGGTCAGCTTTGCTGTTATCTGTGAGAAAGAGAGCAGCAGAGGAAGGACGAGAATCTCTAAAGCATGGTGAGTGTAGGGGCTATGGGGTGTATGAGCtggggaggagaaagaaaatgttGCTTCAAACAGTTTTTCAATCTTCCTTGCCAAGGCAATGGAGCAAGTCCTTTGAACCTTAG
- the LOC122078273 gene encoding uncharacterized protein LOC122078273 isoform X1, with protein MTMALKGGHIASFHSVRSVEEIQKEAVKERNKLLAELSKAARKKDDASASLVESSISGSQLQSKTLGSMQNIPKAVGASTPAHILQQQGQSQNMLNSSLPKGILDYEDEFKNGFPTEGLATISLRWWGSSSPDATEDDDFGDEAPTGQEDKLQSSETAGDCSKLEGEKPDKGNEMSDIGPQGSALLLSVRKRAAEEGRESLKHGECRGYGVYELGRRKKMLLQTVFQSSLPRQWSKSFEP; from the exons ATGACAATGGCGTTGAAAGGTGGCCATATTGCAAG TTTCCATTCGGTAAGGAGTGTTGAAGAAATCCAAAAAGAAGCtgtgaaagaaagaaacaaattgcTTGCTGAGTTGTCAAAAGCTGCCAGAAAAAAGGATGATGCTTCAGCAAGTTTGGTTGAGTCATCAATTTC TGGCTCCCAGCTACAAAGCAAAACATTAGGTTCCATGCAGAACATACCCAAGGCAGTTGGGGCTTCAACACCAGCTCATATTTTGCAGCAGCAAGGACAGTCCCAGAATATGCTGAACTCAAGCTTGCCGAAGGGCATTCTGGATTATGAGGACGAATTTAAAAATGGATTCCCAACGGAGGGTTTAGCAACAATTTCTCTGAGATGGTGGGGAAGCAGCAGTCCAGATGCTACTGAGGATGATGATTTTGGAGATGAAGCCCCTACTGGCCAAGAAGACAAGCTACAGTCCTCAGAAACAGCTGGCGATTGCTCAAAACTGGAGGGTGAGAAACCTGACAAAGGAAATGAGATGAGTGATATTGGTCCCCAAGGGTCAGCTTTGCTGTTATCTGTGAGAAAGAGAGCAGCAGAGGAAGGACGAGAATCTCTAAAGCATGGTGAGTGTAGGGGCTATGGGGTGTATGAGCtggggaggagaaagaaaatgttGCTTCAAACAGTTTTTCAATCTTCCTTGCCAAGGCAATGGAGCAAGTCCTTTGAACCTTAG